TCAATGGGGAGGAATTTGCTTATCTTTCACGACAATTCAAGAAGTTTTTCAAATATCAAAATTCCAGAAGTCATGATTCAAGAAATCACTCAGGTATAAATTCAAAAGTTAAGCATGGTGATTATACTGATGGTAATGTAAAATCTCGCAGGTTCACTGAGAAGAAGACTACTAAAGAGAGAGTCAAGTGCTATGAATGCGAAGGATATGGACATATATCCTCTGAATGTGCCAACAcacaaaagaagcaaaacgGCAAAGCCAAAGCACTGAATGTAACCTGGAGTGACAGTGATTCAGAAtcagaaagtgaagaaaatacCATTGCATTAATCACCACTGTCAGTTTGGATAAGGCACAGCAAAACAATGGGAATGATGAAGAACCAAATATTGGTTATGTGCTGGAAAAGTATGACGATCTTCTAGCTGCTTCTCAGAAACTTAATCAACACAACAAAGAGCTTGCCAAAAAGGTTGCTGTGCTGGAGCTCGAAAACAGTAGGATTGCCAGGACATTACAATCCTCTGCTGCTGAACCAGAATCAATTGGTGAAGGTATgtatgaaaaattggaaatactTCAGAAAAAATGCATtgatcaaaataaattaattgattCTTTGACCTCTAACAAACAAGTTCTTGAAATTGAGCTTAAAAGTTCAAAGGAAAGGATTATTGCTTTGACAATTGGTGCAGAAAAGATTGACAAAATGATTAGCATGGGTCGAAGCAATGGAGACAAACGTGGCTTGGGTTTTGATTCAATAAACAAGTCTTCCGCTGTATCCGTCACAAAGTTTGTCAAACCATCACTTTCTACTGGTATTTCAACCTCTCAAACAACTTGGAGATTCATACCTACGTGTCACTATTGTGGAGCTCTTGGACACATCCGACCAAAATGCAAACTGCTTCAACAGATTTCAGTAAGTCAAAAACCCACCAAGGAGGGACAGGTAAGAATTCAACACAAGATTGCTTATCTTGTAAAAGAGGTAAGTAGGTTGTCAAAACTTTCTCGTTCCTTATCTTTACCAACTTCAAATCTAGTGTGGAGGAGAAAGGATAATCAAAACTGCTTGGTGGCAATTTCAAACGATACACATCAAACTAATGTTCATGAAATATTAGATGTGAAATGTTTTGTTGCTCTTACTGCTCTCTCTGACTCTAAATCTAAATCTTGGTATTTTGATAGTGGATGTTCAAGACACATGACTGGTGagaaatcatatttttcagaaatctcTACAGAAGGCGTGAGTGGAATGGTCACTTTTGGAGATGGAAGAAAATCCAAGATTTTGGGCAAAGGAAGAATTATGGCAATTGGTACACCTAACTTGGACAATGTTTTATTAGTTGAAAATCTTCAAGCAAATCTCATCAGCGTAAGTCAACTTTGTGATGAAATGGGTGAGGTAAGTTTTACTAAAACCCAATGTATTGTCAATAATCAAGATGGATCAAATGTGATGACTGGAAATAGATCATCTGAcaattgttattgtttttccACTAATGAAGTTTCTCAAGTTTGTTTTAGGACAAGTAAAGATCATCTTGATTTATGGCATCAACGTTTGGGACACATGAATTATCaagatttaattaaattgtcCAACTGTGAATCTGTAAGAGGATTGCCTAATCTTTCAGGTAAACGTGAGGGTGTCTGTGAAGGGTGCCAACTGGGGAAGCAAACCAAAAACCCTCACAAAGCTACAAACTCAATCTCTACTTCTAAAACTTTGGAACTGATGCATATGGATTTAGTTGGTCCAATACAAGTTGCTAGCTTGGGAGGAAAGAAATATACTCTTGTTTTAGTAGATGATTTCTCACGTTTTACTTGGGTCAATTTTTTTGCATGATAAGTCAGAAGCTTTTAATTCCTTCTATGTTTTGTACAAGTTAATcatgaatgaaaaatatgacagTAACTCTTGTATCATGAGACTTAGGACAGACCATGGAAcgaaatttgaaaatcaagctttctctaaattttgttgtgaaaaaggaataaaacaTGAATTTTCTGCTCCAATCactccccaacaaaatggggtagctgaaaaggaaaaacagagTCCTTCTTGACATGGCTCGTGTCTTGTTGAAAAGTGCCAATTTGACAGATCATTTTTGGGCTGAAGCCATTAGTACTGCATGCTATACATCTAACCGTGTGTTTTTCAGGCCACATACCAAGAGCACTCCATATGAAATCTGGAAAGGGAAGAAACCAAATGTGAAGCACTTAAGGACTTTTGGTAGTAAATGCTACATTTACAAAGACAGGGAGTATCTTGGAAAATTTGATGCAAGAAGTGATGTTGGAATATTTCTTGGATATTCTATGAATAGTCGAGCATATAGGGTGTTTAATAGTCGCACTAAAATTATGATGGAATCAGCTAATGTGGTTGTAAATGACACTTTCATATTACAGGTTGAACCAAGCAGTGAAGATACAGATCTAGAAACTCACGAACCTGTAGGTGGTACTGGAACTGATTTTGAGGATTGTAACCAGCATTTCAATCCTGTGATACGCAGACCTGGTGCTAAACAAGTTCAAAAAGATCACTCACCCTCTGATGTTATTGGAAATGTTAATGATAAAATGAGAACTCGACAACAAGTTTGTAATGAGGTAACCAATTTCTGCTATGTATCCTTTATTGAACCTAAGAATGTAACTGATGCTCTTGCAGATAATGACTGGATTCTGGCTATGCAAGAGGAATTAAATcaattcaaaagaaatgatGTGTGGTACCTTGTTCCACGTCCCAAAGACACAAATGTAATTGGTACCAAGTGGATCTTTCGAAATAAGACAGATGAGAAAGGGCAAATCATGCGCAACAAAGCTAGACTTGTTGCCCAAGGTTATACTCAAATTGAaggtttggattttgatgaGACCTTTGCTCCGGTTGCACGTTTAGAATCTGTTCGATTGTTGCTATCCATTGCATGCTATCTTCGGTTCACGCTTTACCAAATGGATGTCAAGAGTGCGTTCCTAAATGGTGTTTTACAAGAGGAAGTCTATGTGGAACAACCTGCAGGTTTTCAAGATCCTATCCATCCCAATCATGTATATCGTCTGAAAAAGGCTCTCTATGGACTCAAACAAGCCCCGAGAGCATGGTATGATAGACTGTCCACACATCTTCTTCAAAAAGGGTACACACGTGGTAGCATTGATAAAACCCTCTTTGTCAAAAGAACCAAACAGGATTTAATGGTTGCTCAAgtatatgtggatgatattgtTTTTGGATCTACTTCTGACATACTTGTCAAAGAATTCCATGAGGTAATGCAAACCGAATTTGAGATGAGCATGTTTGGTGAACTAAATTTTTTCCTTGGTTTGCAGGTCCAACAATTCAATGGAGGCATGTTCATATCGCAAACAAAGTATGCCAAAAACTTAGTGTCCAAATTTGGTCTGGAATCTGCCAAACCCATTCGGAATCCTATGAGCACAAGCACCAAACTTTCCAAGGATTCATCTGGCAAAAGTGTAGACCAAAAACTATACCGAAGTATGATTGGCAGTTTGTTATATTTGACTGCCAGTAGACCAGACATCTCTTTCAGTGTTGGACTTTGTGCTCGCTTCCAATCCGATCCCAAAGAATCACATCTACTTGCTGTGAAAAGAATTCTTCGCTATGTAAGTGGCACTACAACCTTTGGTGTATACTACTCATTTGACTCAAATGTTGAACTTGCAGGCTATTCCGATGCGGATTGGGCAGGGAGCATTGATGATAGGAAAAGCACAACTGGCGGATGCTTTTACATAGGCAACAACCTTGTCTCCTGGTTTAGCAAGAAGCAAAATTGCGTCTCTCTCTCCACGGCCGAGGCCGAGTACATAGCTGCTGGGAGCTGCTGCACACAGTTATTATGGATGAAACAAATGCTAAATGACTATGGCATTCATCAAGGTAAAATGGTAACTTTTTGTGATAACATGAGTGCAATTAATATCTCTAAAAATCCAGTTCAACACTCTCGCACAAAACACATTGATATTCgtcatcattttatttgtGAATTGGTGGAAGAGAATGTGCTCTCGCTTGAATTTGTCTCTACTGAAAAACAATTAGCTGATATTTTCACCAAACCTCTAGACAATCTACGGTTTGAAACACTTAGACAGTCATTAGGTATCTGTGCTCTAGATTAATTCGATGTCTACTGAATACCAAAGCCTGTTGTATGCTGCATGATTTACTTTCTGCTTTCATAAATCTGTCCAGCTCGTGCAAGGATTGTTAGGTCGTATCAATCCTTTTGTTGTCTGAACATATTTGTTGATCTTAGATTGGGCTCTGGTACTGCACTCTATTGAGAACATAGCTCACTGCTTCTCACAAAGGTTTCCATTGTCTTGGTGCTTCATAAACTTCATTAAATGATCAATccatctatttatttttattttcacacaACACTCTTTTCCTTGAAGTCCCTTGAATATCTCTTCTCATGCACTAGTCTCTCATTGGATTGCCTTAACACTACTGTGCGAAAGTTCTTGATCTGtttacataaaaataaaaaaataaaaaaaggtggTGACTTCTCATTGCTCAGTAACTGGGCCTCTTGTCTAACCAACGTCGAGGTTCGAGTCAACAAGTTGTGAAGATCTGCTATCCTTGCTTATCTTTGGAGCCTTCATGATTCAGATCAGTATTTCCCCAAGGGTGCTTTATCACCTAGTTGCTTCCAGTGATCTGACGTGAGCACACTGATTAACCATCCATTACATGGATCATGTCGAAAGCTAAATAAAGTAAGccaccaaaatttaaaattttaaaaaaaaaataaaaaatcacaattcaaGTCTCAAATAAACTGATCTTCTTATACTTACAGTGCACTCAGTGTTTGTGTTCATCTTTGGTGGGATCAGTCTTGGGTGGACATATTTTTTGTGCTTAATTGAACGGAGTTCACTTCACACCTTTGCTTCTTGATGGTAGACTCATTTGATGATGTTTATTTTTCCCCATGCTTGTGGTATGCCTCATTGAGTATCTGTGAGTTTGTGTGTTTCATGTGATGGCTTGCTTTTGTCTCTGTCATGCTTTGCTTCTTATGCGTTTCAGACAGCGATAGGTCTGCTACTACTATCTCTTCTTGCTCATATACTTGGCATGTTTATGAATAGAAAATAATTACATCTTCCTCCTTACTCTTTTccgtttctttttctttaaatttgaaaaaaaaaatcaataacaGCCACACGGTGCGTTTTACTTTGGGTGTTTAAGCTGTGCAGTTACGTCGACTTCCTCAGTCACATTTGATCTCTCTTCCGCCCTCATTGCTGTCATCCAGAGGTTTCAGCGTTTGCTACTTCTTCGTCGCATCTAGGATCGTCTTGACACCTATACTGTTGCTGTCACTTGCAGGGCACATTCAGCCTCCTGCTTCACATCGTCCTCCTCGGGCTCGCAGTATCTAAGGTTTATCTGTTCTGCTTTCGGATTGTTCTATTTTGAAGTTATCTATGTGTTCCTTTGGATTTCCTAAacaaaaagagggagaatATTTTGTGGTACATATGAGTTTTAGGGGGAGTAGATATTTTGTGGTACATATGAGATTAAGAGGGAGTAGATGTTTTATGTCCATGGAATTAGAATTTGGAGTACTTTGCTTAACCTCTTGACATATGAAAATTTGTTGTTTATCTGTGCTAAGTTCTGGTTATTATTATATCATTCTATTATGCTTCACTGGTAGTCTGCTTGTTGGTGTGCAGACGTTGCAAGGACAGAATATCTGTTTGACATAGCAAAGTAGGttatgtaagtttttttttct
Above is a genomic segment from Prunus dulcis chromosome 7, ALMONDv2, whole genome shotgun sequence containing:
- the LOC117635214 gene encoding uncharacterized protein LOC117635214, which translates into the protein MSVSHMVKDTKTFGAFILRYSQLASEQVAGHTQLDLTYLRMDRAAGSVAHPPYFDGHNYGAWKAKMKSLLWSLDERVWYTVVHGFSDPAKKIGKGDEEITVLKSREEWTTAEATHSTNNQKGLNAIFTAVSSDQFEYISSCDTSKEAWDILQVTHEGTDTVKGAKLQMHTLQFETIMMDENETFSEFYAKLCIIVNACSSLGEKIPEDRVVKKILRSLPQRFSPKITAIEEIRDLNTMKVRELIGSLQTYEMKHLAPKKNKSVALKVVDKEDGEHQSEEFNGEEFAYLSRQFKKFFKYQNSRSHDSRNHSGINSKVKHGDYTDGNVKSRRFTEKKTTKERVKCYECEGYGHISSECANTQKKQNGKAKALNVTWSDSDSESESEENTIALITTVSLDKAQQNNGNDEEPNIGYVLEKYDDLLAASQKLNQHNKELAKKVAVLELENSRIARTLQSSAAEPESIGEGMYEKLEILQKKCIDQNKLIDSLTSNKQVLEIELKSSKERIIALTIGAEKIDKMISMGRSNGDKRGLGFDSINKSSAVSVTKFVKPSLSTGISTSQTTWRFIPTCHYCGALGHIRPKCKLLQQISVSQKPTKEGQVRIQHKIAYLVKEVSRLSKLSRSLSLPTSNLVWRRKDNQNCLVAISNDTHQTNVHEILDVKCFVALTALSDSKSKSWYFDSGCSRHMTGEKSYFSEISTEGVSGMVTFGDGRKSKILGKGRIMAIGTPNLDNVLLVENLQANLISVSQLCDEMGEVNVRVSVKGANWGSKPKTLTKLQTQSLLLKLWN